One Candidatus Ornithobacterium hominis genomic region harbors:
- a CDS encoding alanine dehydrogenase, producing the protein MSKPIFTPFNKEDLLPQEEVLEVALRDGKFSIGLPRETHHQENRICLTPDAVEVLVRHGHQITVESCAGKGVHYTDNQYSEAGAKITYDAKEVFQQHIVLKVLPPTIKEIDFLKPETILISSVLPNTLEKDYFEHLAKKKITALGMEYYEDAHGNLAIKRLEAEISGTSSLLIASELLSTSNGGNGILLGGVTGVRPAEVVILGAGTVGEYAAKAGLGLGASVRVFDGSLTRLRTLQDHLNFRVSTSTLDPKEITKALMRCDVAIGAIWGDCRALSIVTEDMVKKMKPGAVIIDVCIDSGGCFETSEVTTHENPVVVKHEVIHYGVANIPSRFARTASKALSNFFLSYLIQVAKEGGFENLIHHDKGLRKGIYLFKGRHTNKELADWFDLNFTDLNLLML; encoded by the coding sequence ATGAGCAAACCTATTTTCACCCCTTTCAATAAAGAAGATTTACTACCGCAAGAGGAAGTTTTAGAAGTAGCATTGCGCGATGGGAAGTTCAGTATCGGCCTACCACGCGAGACTCATCATCAGGAAAATAGAATTTGCCTTACTCCTGATGCGGTAGAAGTTTTGGTGCGGCATGGGCATCAAATTACCGTGGAGAGTTGCGCTGGCAAAGGAGTGCATTACACTGATAATCAATACTCTGAAGCTGGAGCTAAAATAACCTATGATGCGAAAGAGGTTTTTCAGCAACATATCGTCTTGAAAGTTTTACCCCCCACCATTAAAGAAATTGACTTCTTAAAGCCCGAAACAATTTTGATTTCTTCTGTGCTGCCCAATACGCTAGAAAAAGATTATTTTGAGCATTTAGCCAAGAAGAAAATCACCGCTCTTGGCATGGAATACTACGAAGATGCTCATGGCAATCTTGCCATTAAACGTTTAGAAGCAGAAATTTCTGGAACCTCTTCTCTCCTTATAGCCAGTGAATTACTCTCAACCAGCAATGGCGGAAACGGTATTTTACTTGGTGGTGTGACTGGTGTTCGCCCAGCGGAAGTTGTCATTTTAGGCGCAGGAACAGTTGGCGAATATGCTGCTAAGGCAGGTTTGGGGTTAGGTGCTTCTGTTCGAGTTTTTGACGGAAGTTTAACACGACTCCGAACACTACAAGATCATTTAAACTTTCGTGTTTCTACCAGCACTTTAGATCCCAAAGAAATCACTAAAGCATTGATGCGCTGTGATGTAGCCATTGGAGCCATTTGGGGAGATTGCCGAGCACTGAGCATTGTGACTGAGGATATGGTGAAAAAAATGAAGCCAGGGGCAGTCATCATTGATGTGTGTATAGATAGCGGAGGCTGTTTTGAGACCAGCGAAGTGACAACCCATGAAAACCCAGTCGTGGTGAAGCATGAGGTCATTCATTACGGCGTTGCCAATATCCCGTCACGTTTTGCAAGGACAGCAAGTAAAGCCCTGAGTAACTTTTTCCTTTCTTACTTGATTCAAGTGGCTAAAGAAGGCGGTTTTGAAAATTTAATTCACCATGACAAAGGCTTGAGAAAAGGAATTTACTTATTTAAAGGTCGCCATACCAATAAAGAATTGGCAGATTGGTTTGACTTAAATTTCACCGATTTAAATTTACTGATGCTATGA
- a CDS encoding FAD-dependent oxidoreductase gives MQPKEIKNLIIGFGKAGKTLAAFLANKNEEVILVEKSPKMYGGTCINVGCIPSKSLITKAGKEIPLPKAVEMTNELTSKLRKANYDKVEDLSDAKVITGIAKFIDNQTVEVSTESGKELYLPERIFINTGAKPRKLEIKGADLPQIYDSTSIMQLTKLPQKLCIVGGGFIGLEFASMFADFGSSVTILDAGDEFLPREDADMKKAIQEVLDKKNISIKTSVKTQEFITQNEQVLVKTENEEILADAVLVAIGRVPNTEELGLENTDIQLNERGFIQVNDELKTSVENIWALGDCNGGPQFTYISLDDFRLVKNQLFGGDYTKRSQRKDFATSVFISPAYAHIGKKENEIENKNEVIVKLMPANSIPKAKILQETDGLLKAIIDKKTNKILGCTLFCAEAHELINIVKTAVDNDLKAEVLANQIYTHPTMAEAFNDLFG, from the coding sequence ATGCAACCAAAAGAAATAAAAAATTTAATCATAGGATTCGGAAAAGCAGGGAAAACATTAGCGGCTTTTTTGGCAAATAAAAATGAAGAAGTTATTCTCGTAGAAAAATCGCCAAAAATGTATGGTGGTACTTGCATCAATGTAGGCTGTATTCCGTCTAAATCACTCATTACCAAGGCGGGAAAAGAAATTCCACTTCCAAAAGCAGTGGAAATGACCAATGAGTTAACTTCTAAATTGAGAAAAGCCAATTATGATAAAGTGGAAGATTTATCTGATGCTAAAGTTATTACAGGAATAGCAAAATTCATTGATAATCAAACTGTTGAAGTCTCAACTGAGAGCGGGAAAGAACTTTATTTGCCTGAAAGAATATTCATTAACACAGGTGCAAAGCCAAGAAAATTAGAGATAAAAGGTGCAGATTTACCACAAATTTATGACAGCACCAGCATTATGCAACTCACCAAATTGCCACAAAAACTTTGCATCGTAGGAGGCGGATTTATCGGTTTAGAATTTGCTTCTATGTTTGCTGATTTCGGTAGTTCAGTTACAATTTTAGATGCTGGAGATGAATTTCTTCCCAGAGAAGATGCAGATATGAAAAAAGCCATTCAAGAGGTTTTAGACAAGAAAAATATAAGCATCAAAACTTCAGTGAAAACGCAAGAATTTATCACACAAAATGAGCAAGTTTTAGTTAAAACTGAAAACGAAGAAATCTTAGCAGATGCCGTTTTGGTAGCCATCGGCAGAGTTCCGAATACTGAAGAATTAGGATTGGAAAATACTGATATTCAATTAAATGAAAGAGGTTTCATTCAAGTTAACGATGAATTAAAAACTTCTGTTGAAAACATTTGGGCATTGGGCGATTGCAACGGTGGGCCGCAATTTACGTACATTTCTTTAGATGATTTTCGTTTGGTAAAAAATCAGCTTTTTGGAGGCGATTATACGAAGCGCTCTCAGCGTAAAGATTTTGCGACTTCAGTTTTCATCTCGCCAGCATATGCGCACATTGGTAAAAAAGAGAATGAGATTGAAAATAAAAATGAAGTTATTGTAAAATTAATGCCAGCTAACAGCATCCCCAAAGCTAAAATTTTGCAAGAAACCGACGGACTTTTGAAGGCAATTATAGATAAAAAAACGAATAAAATTTTGGGTTGTACGCTATTTTGTGCCGAAGCTCACGAACTCATCAACATTGTGAAAACAGCGGTGGACAATGATTTAAAAGCCGAAGTCTTGGCCAATCAGATTTACACGCACCCTACAATGGCAGAAGCTTTTAATGATTTGTTTGGATAA
- the tsaE gene encoding tRNA (adenosine(37)-N6)-threonylcarbamoyltransferase complex ATPase subunit type 1 TsaE, whose translation MRWEVTNENQLREIAQILHKQLRFPVILFQGEMGAGKTTFIKYLVEAMGGQELVNSPTFSLVNEYETDHGRVFHFDFYRIESEEEAFDMGAEEYFYSGNFCFIEWPERVKNLLPKEYHCVSIATENTKRIINLER comes from the coding sequence ATGCGCTGGGAAGTTACAAATGAAAATCAATTACGTGAAATTGCTCAAATTTTGCACAAGCAGCTTAGATTTCCTGTGATCTTATTTCAGGGCGAAATGGGCGCTGGTAAAACGACATTTATCAAATATTTGGTGGAAGCTATGGGGGGGCAAGAGCTTGTCAACAGCCCGACTTTTTCTTTGGTCAATGAATACGAAACTGATCATGGGCGTGTTTTTCATTTTGATTTTTACCGAATTGAGAGCGAAGAGGAAGCCTTTGATATGGGAGCAGAAGAATATTTCTATTCTGGCAATTTTTGCTTCATTGAATGGCCTGAGAGAGTTAAAAATCTTTTGCCAAAAGAGTATCATTGTGTCAGTATTGCGACAGAAAATACCAAACGTATCATAAACTTAGAAAGATGA
- a CDS encoding ferritin — MSYKRISDEMENLLNKQVTKEAEAAQVFLAYGSWADTMSFGGVAEFFYKHATEERDHMKKIISYINTRGGKTKIEAIPAPPANPKNLKDCLEKALEHEIQNSKAIDKIVDLALEEKDWATFNFAQWFVEEQIEEEALINDLIDKYNLATEADENNANLYDLDKDLKSAPQHISTPREH, encoded by the coding sequence ATGAGTTATAAAAGAATTTCTGACGAGATGGAGAATTTGCTAAATAAGCAAGTAACGAAAGAAGCAGAAGCTGCACAAGTTTTTTTAGCGTATGGCTCTTGGGCAGATACGATGAGTTTCGGGGGTGTGGCTGAGTTTTTCTATAAACATGCAACCGAAGAACGCGACCACATGAAAAAGATTATCAGCTATATCAATACCCGAGGTGGGAAAACTAAAATAGAGGCAATTCCTGCACCACCAGCAAATCCTAAAAATTTAAAAGATTGCCTAGAAAAAGCTTTGGAGCACGAAATACAAAACTCGAAAGCGATTGATAAAATAGTTGATTTAGCTTTGGAAGAAAAGGATTGGGCTACTTTTAATTTTGCGCAATGGTTTGTAGAAGAGCAAATTGAGGAGGAAGCTTTAATCAATGATTTGATAGATAAGTATAACTTGGCTACAGAAGCTGATGAAAATAATGCTAATCTTTATGATTTAGATAAAGATTTAAAATCTGCTCCGCAGCATATTTCAACTCCGAGAGAGCACTAA
- the lepA gene encoding translation elongation factor 4, translating into MKNIRNFCIIAHIDHGKSTLADRLLSHTQSVTDREMKEQLLDDMDLERERGITIKSHAIQMNYEYKGETYTLNLIDTPGHVDFSYEVSRSIAACEGALLIVDAAQSIQAQTISNLYLALEHDLEIIPILNKIDLPSANPEEVSDDIIDLLGCEKEDIIRASGKTGLGVEDILSAIIEKIPAPEGDPDAPLQALIFDSVYNPFRGVEAFFKVVNGQIHSGQAVKFMQTGKKYEADEIGTLKLTQVPKEVIKTGDVGYIISGIKTAVDVKVGDTITSVENPADKPIGGFEEVKPMVFAGIYPVDTEDYEELTYSLEKLQLNDASLTFQKESSAALGFGFRCGFLGMLHLEIIQERLEREFDMTVITTVPNVSYHAYTTKEPNVPILVNNPSDLPDPSGLDRVEEPYIKASIITKADFVGAVMTLCIEKRGEIVNQTYLTTDRVELIFDMPLAEVVFDFYDRLKTISKGYASFDYSPIGMRESHLVRLDVLINAEPVDALSALVHRDNAYDIGKKMCVKLKELIPRQMFDIPIQAAVGAKIIARETIKALRKDVTAKCYGGDISRKRKLLEKQKKGKKRMRQVGRVEVPQSAFMAVLKLND; encoded by the coding sequence ATGAAGAACATTCGCAACTTTTGTATCATCGCCCATATAGACCACGGCAAAAGCACCTTGGCAGATAGGCTTCTGTCTCATACCCAATCAGTTACCGATCGTGAAATGAAAGAGCAATTGCTCGACGATATGGATTTAGAACGCGAACGTGGAATTACCATCAAATCGCATGCAATTCAAATGAATTATGAATACAAAGGCGAAACCTATACACTAAATTTAATTGATACGCCCGGGCACGTGGATTTTTCTTACGAAGTTTCACGTTCGATTGCAGCTTGTGAAGGTGCTCTGTTGATAGTCGATGCCGCACAAAGCATTCAAGCACAGACGATTTCAAATCTTTATCTGGCTTTGGAGCATGATTTAGAAATTATTCCGATTTTAAATAAAATTGACTTACCCAGCGCAAATCCCGAGGAGGTTTCAGATGATATCATCGATTTATTGGGTTGCGAGAAAGAAGACATCATCCGAGCAAGTGGTAAAACAGGACTTGGCGTAGAGGATATTTTATCTGCAATCATCGAAAAAATCCCAGCTCCTGAAGGCGATCCTGATGCGCCCTTGCAAGCCTTGATTTTTGACTCCGTTTACAATCCGTTTCGTGGTGTAGAAGCTTTCTTTAAAGTTGTAAATGGTCAAATCCATTCGGGGCAAGCAGTGAAATTTATGCAAACGGGGAAGAAGTATGAGGCCGATGAAATTGGAACATTGAAGCTAACGCAAGTTCCCAAAGAAGTCATCAAAACAGGAGATGTGGGCTACATCATTTCTGGGATTAAAACTGCGGTGGATGTGAAGGTGGGTGATACGATAACTTCAGTAGAAAACCCAGCCGATAAACCAATTGGTGGATTTGAGGAAGTGAAACCGATGGTATTTGCGGGAATTTACCCTGTAGATACTGAAGATTATGAGGAATTAACCTATAGTTTAGAAAAATTACAACTCAACGATGCTTCTTTGACTTTTCAGAAAGAAAGCTCTGCGGCTTTGGGCTTTGGTTTCCGCTGTGGTTTCTTGGGGATGCTTCATCTAGAAATTATTCAAGAAAGACTGGAACGTGAATTTGATATGACGGTGATAACTACAGTGCCTAACGTCTCTTATCACGCCTACACGACTAAAGAACCAAATGTTCCGATATTGGTTAACAACCCATCAGATTTGCCTGACCCATCAGGTTTAGACCGTGTGGAAGAACCTTACATCAAAGCCAGTATCATTACCAAAGCAGACTTTGTGGGGGCGGTAATGACGCTGTGTATCGAGAAACGAGGTGAAATTGTGAATCAAACTTACTTGACGACCGACCGCGTGGAATTAATCTTTGATATGCCTTTGGCAGAAGTTGTTTTTGATTTTTACGATCGTTTGAAGACGATTTCCAAAGGTTATGCCTCTTTTGACTATTCACCGATTGGTATGCGAGAATCTCACTTGGTGCGTTTGGATGTCTTAATCAACGCTGAACCAGTGGATGCGCTGTCAGCTTTAGTGCATAGAGATAATGCCTATGATATTGGCAAAAAAATGTGTGTGAAGCTGAAAGAATTGATACCAAGACAGATGTTTGACATACCTATTCAGGCAGCAGTTGGGGCAAAAATAATTGCACGAGAAACCATCAAAGCTTTACGAAAAGACGTCACAGCTAAATGCTACGGAGGAGACATCTCACGAAAACGTAAACTTCTAGAAAAACAGAAAAAAGGGAAAAAGAGAATGCGCCAAGTCGGACGTGTAGAAGTTCCTCAAAGCGCATTTATGGCCGTACTCAAATTGAATGATTAA
- the mutL gene encoding DNA mismatch repair endonuclease MutL — protein MSNVIQLLPPHVANQIAAGEVVQRPASVIKELIENAIDAGATQIQVIIKEAGRELIQVIDNGKGMGETDARMSFERHATSKIHSTEDIFKILTKGFRGEALASIAAIAQVELKTKIPEDELGTEIHIQGGKIKSQEHCVTPTGTSIAVKNLFFNVPARRNFLKSNAVEFRHIIDEFHHVVLAHPDLEFKLEHNDEQIFHLPSTTSAQRILHVFGKKMEGKLIPVKEETDVVKIEGFIAKPEIAKKSRGEQFFFINQRFIRSGYLHKAILQAFENLIPKNYHPSYFLFLKIPPEKIDINIHPTKTEVKFEDEFAIFAQLRAAVRFAIGQAQLSPALDFEQGEWEIPILDKEKEIATPNIDVNKNYNPFLEEKNWSTPPSFSSSKSKSFGDSKKYNFLEFQKINNEQKSFDYEDASEAFENQKIFQWQKSYICVLHQGKLFILDQNRVHQTILYQKLSGLKNKNALSQQLLFPVEILVDTKVKSKIEETESLWFRFGFDFTFQGKTLLVSAIPADISQEHVPEIFEAFFYAENIEESIQFETTLAKLMAKAAAIRKGTELSTEEMLNLCHDFFQLKDFVYSPFGKKNFHLLDAEIIKKLLE, from the coding sequence ATGAGTAATGTAATTCAACTATTGCCACCTCATGTTGCCAATCAAATTGCTGCAGGAGAGGTGGTGCAGCGGCCAGCCTCTGTGATAAAAGAATTGATAGAAAATGCCATAGATGCTGGTGCCACACAAATTCAGGTCATCATCAAAGAAGCGGGAAGAGAGCTGATTCAGGTCATTGATAATGGCAAAGGCATGGGCGAAACCGATGCGAGAATGTCATTTGAAAGACATGCTACCTCCAAAATTCATTCGACTGAAGATATTTTTAAAATTTTAACTAAAGGCTTCCGTGGAGAAGCCTTGGCTTCTATCGCTGCCATCGCTCAGGTGGAATTGAAAACCAAAATACCTGAGGATGAGCTGGGCACAGAAATTCACATACAAGGTGGGAAGATAAAATCTCAAGAACATTGTGTGACACCTACAGGGACAAGCATCGCCGTGAAGAATCTATTTTTCAATGTCCCGGCACGTCGTAATTTCCTAAAAAGTAACGCGGTAGAGTTTCGGCACATTATCGATGAATTTCATCATGTGGTTTTGGCGCATCCAGACTTGGAGTTTAAGCTAGAACATAATGATGAACAAATTTTTCACTTGCCATCAACCACTTCCGCCCAACGTATTTTACATGTTTTTGGTAAAAAAATGGAAGGCAAATTGATTCCAGTGAAAGAGGAAACAGATGTGGTGAAAATAGAGGGTTTCATTGCTAAACCAGAAATTGCCAAAAAAAGCAGAGGAGAGCAATTTTTTTTCATCAATCAGCGTTTCATCCGCAGCGGTTATTTGCATAAGGCAATTTTACAAGCCTTTGAAAATTTAATTCCTAAAAATTATCATCCTTCTTATTTTCTTTTCCTGAAGATTCCACCAGAGAAAATTGACATCAATATTCATCCAACTAAAACGGAAGTAAAATTTGAAGATGAATTTGCGATTTTCGCTCAGCTGCGTGCCGCCGTTAGGTTTGCAATTGGGCAGGCTCAACTTTCCCCTGCTTTAGATTTTGAGCAAGGCGAATGGGAGATTCCAATTCTAGATAAAGAAAAAGAAATTGCGACGCCCAATATTGATGTTAATAAAAATTATAATCCCTTTCTCGAAGAGAAAAATTGGAGTACTCCGCCGAGTTTTTCTTCTTCTAAATCTAAAAGTTTTGGCGATTCAAAAAAATATAATTTTTTAGAGTTTCAAAAAATTAATAACGAACAAAAAAGTTTTGACTACGAAGACGCCTCCGAAGCCTTTGAAAATCAAAAAATCTTTCAATGGCAAAAAAGTTACATTTGCGTACTTCATCAGGGGAAATTATTTATTCTAGATCAAAATCGAGTTCATCAAACAATTTTGTATCAAAAGCTCTCGGGACTGAAAAATAAAAACGCATTGAGTCAACAGCTGCTCTTCCCAGTAGAAATACTAGTGGACACCAAAGTAAAGAGTAAAATTGAAGAAACGGAAAGTCTTTGGTTTCGTTTTGGTTTTGATTTCACCTTTCAAGGCAAAACACTGCTAGTCAGCGCTATACCAGCAGATATATCTCAAGAACATGTTCCAGAGATTTTTGAAGCTTTTTTCTATGCTGAGAATATAGAAGAAAGCATTCAATTTGAAACAACTCTAGCAAAACTCATGGCAAAAGCTGCCGCAATACGCAAAGGCACAGAACTTAGCACAGAGGAAATGCTCAATTTATGTCATGATTTTTTTCAGCTGAAAGATTTTGTATATTCTCCTTTTGGTAAAAAAAATTTTCATTTGCTAGACGCCGAAATCATAAAAAAATTATTAGAATAA
- the cysS gene encoding cysteine--tRNA ligase — protein sequence MIEKHNLQIYNSHSGEKEKFETLHPNFVGMYVCGPTVYSNVHLGNMRTFLSFDLVFRYLKHLGYKVRYVRNITDVGHLESDADEGEDKISKKARIEQLEPMEIVQEYTTDFHEVNALFNIQPPSIEPTATGHLIEQIEIIKRIIDRGLAYESNGSIYFDVIKYNQTHDYGELSKRNIEDLIANTRTLDGQAEKKNSQDFALWKKASPEHIMRWPSPWGDGFPGWHLECTVMSTKYLGETFDIHGGGMDLKFPHHECEIAQAKGAYGKNPVRYWMHTNMLTMNGQKMSKSTGNTILPRELISGDNNFFEKAFDPMVIRFFMLQAHYRSVLDLSNEAVLASEKGYQRLMATYTRMAEMPVSEESTFDLQEWTKACYAKMDDDFNSPMLIAELFEAVKIINQINEGSLKINEQDKAIFKTKMKEFIEDVLGLKPILNEAGNQKLTQAVELLIELRDQARANKDFITSDQIRDKLKHAGIQLKDGKDGTIFSL from the coding sequence ATGATAGAGAAACATAACTTACAGATTTATAATTCCCACTCAGGGGAGAAAGAAAAATTTGAAACCCTTCATCCTAATTTTGTAGGTATGTACGTGTGTGGGCCAACGGTTTATTCAAACGTGCACTTAGGGAACATGAGAACTTTTCTCTCGTTTGATTTAGTTTTTCGTTACTTGAAACATTTGGGGTACAAAGTTCGTTATGTGAGAAACATTACCGATGTCGGGCATCTGGAAAGCGATGCTGATGAGGGAGAAGATAAAATTTCTAAAAAAGCAAGAATTGAACAGCTTGAGCCAATGGAAATCGTTCAAGAATACACTACCGATTTTCATGAAGTCAATGCACTTTTTAATATTCAGCCACCCAGCATAGAACCTACCGCAACTGGGCACTTGATTGAGCAAATAGAAATCATCAAAAGAATTATAGATAGAGGCTTGGCTTATGAAAGCAACGGCTCTATTTATTTTGATGTTATTAAATACAACCAAACCCATGATTATGGAGAGCTGAGCAAGAGAAATATAGAGGATTTAATAGCAAATACGCGTACGCTGGATGGGCAGGCAGAGAAAAAAAATTCACAAGATTTTGCCCTTTGGAAAAAAGCTTCACCAGAACACATTATGCGCTGGCCTTCGCCTTGGGGAGATGGTTTCCCTGGCTGGCATTTAGAGTGTACAGTGATGAGTACTAAATACTTAGGCGAAACTTTTGATATTCACGGTGGGGGAATGGATTTGAAGTTTCCACACCACGAGTGTGAAATCGCTCAGGCGAAAGGCGCTTATGGGAAAAACCCAGTACGTTATTGGATGCACACAAACATGCTGACAATGAATGGGCAGAAAATGTCTAAATCTACAGGCAATACGATTCTACCCCGAGAATTGATTTCTGGAGACAACAACTTTTTTGAAAAAGCTTTTGACCCGATGGTCATACGGTTTTTCATGCTTCAGGCGCATTACAGAAGTGTTTTAGATTTAAGTAACGAGGCAGTGCTCGCCTCAGAAAAAGGCTATCAGCGTTTAATGGCAACTTACACAAGAATGGCAGAAATGCCTGTAAGTGAAGAATCTACATTTGATTTGCAAGAATGGACTAAAGCTTGCTACGCAAAAATGGATGATGATTTTAATTCGCCGATGCTGATTGCAGAATTATTTGAAGCAGTGAAAATAATCAATCAAATCAATGAGGGATCCTTGAAAATCAATGAGCAGGATAAAGCGATTTTTAAAACAAAAATGAAAGAGTTCATTGAAGATGTTTTGGGATTAAAACCTATTTTGAACGAAGCAGGGAATCAAAAATTGACACAAGCCGTAGAACTTTTGATTGAATTAAGAGACCAAGCTCGAGCAAATAAGGATTTTATAACTTCTGACCAGATCAGAGATAAATTGAAACACGCTGGCATACAATTAAAAGACGGAAAAGATGGAACAATCTTTAGTTTATAA
- a CDS encoding type 1 glutamine amidotransferase domain-containing protein: MSLQNKKVAILTDEGFEESELFEPLHRLQQEGAEVHIVSTKSGEIQGMKEHQWSKKIKVDQVIDAVKASDYDALVLPGGVINPDILRNSEKSVQFVKDFADNKKPIAAICHGPQTLINAGAVEGKKLTSFPSIKVDLQNAGAHWVDEEVVVDNGLVTSRTPKDLPAFLDKMVEEIAEGKH, encoded by the coding sequence ATGAGTTTACAGAATAAGAAAGTAGCTATATTAACTGATGAAGGTTTCGAAGAGTCTGAATTATTTGAGCCATTACACAGGCTTCAGCAGGAAGGAGCCGAGGTTCATATTGTTTCCACAAAATCAGGAGAAATTCAAGGAATGAAAGAGCACCAATGGTCTAAAAAAATAAAAGTAGATCAAGTCATTGATGCTGTGAAAGCTAGTGATTATGATGCGTTAGTGTTGCCTGGGGGTGTTATCAATCCTGATATTTTGAGAAACAGTGAAAAATCTGTACAATTTGTAAAGGATTTTGCTGATAACAAAAAACCTATTGCAGCGATTTGCCACGGTCCGCAAACGCTCATCAATGCTGGGGCTGTGGAGGGGAAGAAACTAACTTCGTTCCCTTCTATTAAAGTGGATTTACAAAATGCTGGTGCTCACTGGGTTGATGAAGAGGTTGTCGTAGACAATGGCTTAGTTACAAGCAGAACTCCAAAGGATTTACCTGCTTTTTTGGATAAAATGGTTGAAGAAATCGCCGAGGGAAAGCATTAA
- a CDS encoding rhomboid family intramembrane serine protease — translation MLQRIAPITKNLLILNVLFFAAKYVFAATQTVNLDILLGAFYPLSDNFKSHQVLSHMFMHGDFMHFFFNMFALYMFGSNVEQILGDKKYIILYFGAGLGAFLLFNLTNYISAQSLIEHHGLSASQVNEIATLEPFMVDQRYEDLSIIYSIPMMGASGAIFGVLVAFGMLFPNAVLMLIFPPIPLKAKYFIPIYIVIELYFAVANNPGDNVAHYAHLGGALIGFILVRIWKKNLHQWN, via the coding sequence ATGTTACAAAGAATTGCTCCTATTACAAAGAATTTACTGATTCTAAATGTTTTATTTTTTGCAGCAAAATATGTATTTGCAGCCACACAAACTGTTAATTTAGATATATTATTGGGTGCATTTTATCCGCTATCAGACAATTTTAAAAGCCATCAAGTATTGTCGCACATGTTTATGCATGGGGATTTCATGCATTTTTTCTTCAATATGTTTGCCCTTTATATGTTTGGCTCAAACGTAGAACAAATTTTGGGAGACAAAAAATATATAATTCTGTACTTTGGGGCAGGTTTAGGCGCCTTTTTATTATTCAATTTAACCAATTATATTTCAGCACAAAGTTTAATTGAACACCATGGTCTAAGTGCCTCACAAGTAAATGAAATTGCAACTTTAGAACCTTTTATGGTAGACCAAAGATATGAGGATTTAAGCATCATCTACAGCATTCCCATGATGGGAGCATCAGGAGCAATTTTTGGGGTTTTAGTTGCTTTTGGAATGCTTTTTCCCAATGCCGTTTTGATGTTAATTTTTCCGCCAATTCCGCTCAAGGCTAAATATTTTATTCCCATTTATATTGTCATTGAACTTTATTTTGCCGTTGCAAACAACCCTGGTGACAACGTCGCACACTATGCACATTTGGGTGGAGCCTTAATTGGTTTTATTTTAGTACGAATTTGGAAAAAGAATTTACATCAATGGAATTAA
- a CDS encoding rhomboid family intramembrane serine protease → MELIDKLKYKYTSGNLATRLIFINIVVYISISILRLFNLLNLGWLALPPLEYDFVTRPWTIFTYFFLHVDFFHLFFNMLMLYFMGIFFYQNFTDKDFAKFYFLGGIAGGISFLIYSVLTNKINSLLGASAAIYSVFFAMAAYQPHLQIRLLFFQTRFKLIHVALGFLIFGFLIQPSNVGGNVAHLGGALFGYFYMKKFEKGNDIFDGIFKGFTKFFRPKSSLKTHSKKAKSTSPPRNDYDYNEQKVNKQQKIDAILDKISRSGYSSLTAEEKEFLFQQGKLNR, encoded by the coding sequence ATGGAATTAATAGATAAATTAAAATACAAATACACCAGCGGAAATTTAGCAACGCGCCTGATTTTCATCAATATCGTCGTGTATATCTCAATCTCTATTTTACGTTTATTCAATCTATTAAATTTAGGTTGGCTAGCTTTGCCTCCGCTTGAGTACGACTTCGTCACAAGACCTTGGACTATCTTTACTTATTTCTTTTTGCATGTTGATTTTTTTCATTTATTCTTTAACATGCTCATGCTTTACTTTATGGGAATTTTTTTCTATCAAAATTTCACTGATAAAGACTTTGCTAAGTTTTACTTCTTGGGCGGTATCGCTGGAGGGATTTCATTCTTGATTTACAGTGTGTTAACAAATAAAATCAATAGCCTATTGGGTGCATCAGCAGCCATTTATTCCGTGTTTTTTGCCATGGCTGCTTATCAACCACATTTGCAGATTCGTTTATTATTCTTTCAAACCCGCTTTAAATTAATTCACGTAGCTTTAGGATTTTTAATTTTTGGATTTTTAATTCAACCCAGTAATGTTGGCGGGAATGTAGCACATCTAGGTGGAGCTCTTTTTGGCTATTTTTATATGAAAAAGTTTGAAAAAGGGAATGACATTTTTGATGGGATTTTTAAAGGCTTTACAAAATTTTTCCGACCCAAAAGTTCTTTAAAAACTCATTCTAAGAAGGCTAAGTCTACTTCACCTCCACGAAACGACTATGACTACAACGAGCAAAAGGTAAACAAACAACAGAAAATCGATGCGATTCTTGATAAAATTAGCCGAAGTGGCTACAGCAGCCTCACAGCAGAAGAAAAAGAATTTCTCTTTCAGCAAGGGAAATTAAATCGATAG